TGGTGAACTAATAAATTCTAATGCCCCTGTGTTGTTAGATTTTTATGCGGAGTGGAATGAGCAATCTACTTCAATGCATCCTGTGCTGCGTGATGTAGCGGCAGCTTTAGGGGACAAAGGGAAGGTTATAAAAATTGATGTAGATAAAAATAAAGAACTTTCGCAGGCTTTAAGAGTTAAAGGCTTGCCCACGTTAATGATTTATAAGAATGGTGAAATGGTTTGGCGCCAAAGTGGAGAACAAGATGCGAATACCTTGATAGGTATTTTAAATGAATATCTGTAAACTAAAAAAAAATAATAGAATAAAAAAAACCGAGATGTAAGTCTCGGTTTTTTTTGTAGTTATTCCTCTATAATTGGTGCGACTTCAATTTCAGGTCTGTAGGTGGTGTCTATTTGACTATTATCTATTAAATCAGGGTCATTAGGAGAAGGTGTTTCTTCTCTGAGAATTGGATCTTCACTGCCATTTACAAAGCGACTAAACTTATCAATATATTCATTGAATATAATGGTTTCTTTTTCGGCAAGTTCACGGTCTCCATTTCGTATCAAAATATCCACATTACGGTTGTAGGCTTCCATATCCGAAATAATATCGTTTAATCTTTCGTACTGTTCATTTAATGGAAGTGTGGCATAATATTCCAAGTGTTCTTGGTAGTTTGTTTTAAGTTCTGTGTATAGTTTTCTGGCCTTTTCGGTCTCACCAACCTTATAGTATCCATCAACAAAAGGCTCTACAAAGGCATAATACTCGTAAGAATTAACAGGCATGTTTTCTACCGCAATGTCAATCATTTCTTTGGCTCTGTCTATTTTGTTTTCATTTAGTAATGTTTCTACCAGACGCGCAATATTTCCTCGGAATGACAAACCTTGAATACGAGTTTGTGTATCGTGGTAAATATCAGGACTTCCAGAATTACCCCATTCCCACTTTTTAACGATATCATACATTAAATCGCTATCTATTCTACCCATTTCATAGGATCTCTTGTCATATTCCGTTTTTATAGGAACAAGTTTATAAACTAAGCCATCTAATTGTAGGTAGTCTTTCATCCAAATATATTCGCCATCATCAAAACTACCGCCAGAGAAGTAAATTGGTCTTTTCCAGTCGTTGTTAGCAATAATATCTAACATAAGTAAGCGATTTTTTGGTAGTGCGCTTTTAGGGAGTTCTATGTCAATATAATCAACAATTAGAGCAGAATCTTTTTCTTTTACCAAGCCACTTTCTAAAACATTCTTTTTATTAACAGGTATTCTAATGTGGTTGGTAGGGTAAAATACAATGTCAAGCGTGTTTTCAGGATAAATACTTATATCCTGGTCAGGATTAGCTTCTAGGACACTTCTTAATTTGGTTCTAGGTTCATCGCTAGCTATCCATTCCATGAATGCTTTGATGTCCCATCTAGATTCTGAAATCTTTTTATTGTATAATTGATCTACGTTTTGGTAGTAAACAGCGTCTCTTGAACCAACACGGTACTGCTCGTGGGTTAAT
This genomic stretch from Cellulophaga algicola DSM 14237 harbors:
- a CDS encoding thioredoxin family protein, yielding MSKFGELINSNAPVLLDFYAEWNEQSTSMHPVLRDVAAALGDKGKVIKIDVDKNKELSQALRVKGLPTLMIYKNGEMVWRQSGEQDANTLIGILNEYL